From one Nocardioides yefusunii genomic stretch:
- a CDS encoding acyl-CoA dehydrogenase family protein, protein MTQKLTAERLFPDLTPAERARMERVESVLPIIKASAQEADEKGALPQSTLDALAEAGLLGLVVPEEFGGLGGGLRDLAATTYALGTVCGSTALAFFFHCSSSSRGMLPLAALEAGLYNEEEAPQVRAFAEKVLNLMGTEKKAVGNFASEAVKASNANVLIQTTATRTEGGWLLNGMKSFGCLSGSADYYLVTARRDDIEGLDALTLFLVHKDTVGARPRDPWIGLGMRASDNHGLIMENAFVPDDLALAVPGGFSRATTMSRGSWVGNQIAIAAIYAGIAQGVWDFAMGRVMGAKFADTGKPIASSPMHQVMIGNGERHLAEAHLWLNRQVLLEASEPPILPKNEVVQSWKLAKGAITEHAHEVATIALKMCGTSGALMGNEIGRAVRDTTMGLVQAFPAERGKLDLAQMIVDGQGIAGLGTTDTMKKG, encoded by the coding sequence ATGACCCAGAAGCTGACCGCCGAGCGTCTCTTCCCCGACCTGACCCCCGCCGAGCGCGCCCGCATGGAGCGCGTCGAGTCGGTCCTGCCGATCATCAAGGCGTCCGCCCAGGAAGCCGACGAGAAGGGTGCCCTCCCGCAGAGCACCCTCGACGCCCTCGCCGAGGCCGGCCTGCTCGGCCTCGTCGTGCCCGAGGAGTTCGGTGGCCTCGGCGGAGGTCTGCGTGACCTCGCCGCCACCACCTACGCGCTGGGCACCGTCTGCGGTTCCACTGCCCTGGCGTTCTTCTTCCACTGCTCCTCGTCCTCGCGCGGCATGCTGCCGCTGGCCGCCCTCGAGGCCGGCCTGTACAACGAGGAGGAGGCGCCGCAGGTCCGCGCCTTCGCCGAGAAGGTGCTCAACCTCATGGGCACCGAGAAGAAGGCCGTCGGCAACTTCGCCTCCGAGGCAGTCAAGGCGTCCAACGCCAACGTCCTCATCCAGACCACCGCGACCCGCACCGAGGGTGGCTGGCTGCTCAACGGCATGAAGTCGTTCGGTTGCCTCTCCGGCTCGGCCGACTACTACCTGGTCACCGCCCGCCGCGACGACATCGAGGGCCTCGACGCCCTCACCCTCTTCCTCGTGCACAAGGACACCGTCGGTGCCCGCCCGCGTGACCCGTGGATCGGCCTCGGCATGCGTGCCTCCGACAACCACGGCCTGATCATGGAGAACGCCTTCGTCCCCGACGACCTCGCGCTCGCCGTGCCCGGTGGCTTCTCGCGTGCGACCACCATGTCGCGCGGCTCGTGGGTCGGCAACCAGATCGCCATCGCCGCGATCTACGCCGGTATCGCCCAGGGTGTGTGGGACTTCGCGATGGGCCGCGTCATGGGCGCCAAGTTCGCCGACACCGGCAAGCCGATCGCTTCCTCCCCGATGCACCAGGTGATGATCGGCAACGGTGAGCGCCACCTCGCCGAGGCGCACCTCTGGCTGAACCGCCAGGTCCTGCTCGAGGCCTCCGAGCCGCCGATCCTCCCCAAGAACGAGGTCGTGCAGTCCTGGAAGCTCGCCAAGGGCGCCATCACCGAGCACGCCCACGAGGTCGCCACCATCGCCCTGAAGATGTGCGGCACCTCCGGTGCCCTCATGGGCAACGAGATCGGCCGCGCCGTGCGCGACACCACCATGGGCCTCGTCCAGGCGTTCCCCGCCGAGCGCGGCAAGCTTGACCTCGCCCAGATGATCGTCGACGGCCAGGGCATCGCCGGCCTCGGCACCACCGACACCATGAAGAAGGGCTGA
- a CDS encoding aldehyde dehydrogenase family protein: protein MSDVAAPVITRENLVLPESIEIIDGEVRIPTLELPLVLEDNFTGEKLGHAKASSDEALEAALAAAQRVHVEGTWSGVSIERRAEILDKIAVALASEAPRLAALEAFATGAPVKQTSVVGFITSAAFHLAAQTIRDGALLSTETSDAGHTVEVHHFPLGPALNLVPWNAPAPMAAHKTASSLAAGAPTILKPSEYAPYGTTEVGRIIHEVLVAEGAPAGTFQLIQGGAHQGGVAVSDSRIRAVSFTGGLVGGSAIAAQCAANYTSLQLELGGNNPLVILPDTTTADAARAAADLMTTMNGQWCRALGRLVLPADRADEILEAVLAELSGIKAGDPLDPSTDFGPIVHSIHRARLDEAIAERVAAGGTVHTSMPVPDEKQFLAPVLLTGVSDEASREEVFGPVATVHTYTSDDEAVAIANGTPFGLEAYVFGQDTERALSVARRIRAGEVKVNGSTIMSLHLMTPRPAWGLSGMGEEGTVETIRIFTGAQVVGLEGAFALHRH from the coding sequence GTGTCCGACGTTGCTGCTCCCGTGATCACCCGCGAGAACCTCGTTCTCCCGGAGTCGATCGAGATCATCGACGGCGAGGTGCGCATCCCCACCCTCGAGCTGCCGCTCGTGCTGGAGGACAACTTCACCGGTGAGAAGCTCGGCCACGCCAAGGCGTCGTCCGACGAGGCCCTTGAGGCCGCGCTCGCTGCAGCCCAGCGCGTGCACGTCGAGGGCACCTGGTCCGGCGTCAGCATCGAGCGTCGCGCCGAGATCCTCGACAAGATCGCCGTCGCCCTGGCCTCGGAGGCCCCGCGTCTGGCTGCGCTGGAGGCCTTCGCCACCGGTGCCCCGGTCAAGCAGACCTCCGTGGTCGGTTTCATCACCTCGGCCGCGTTCCACCTGGCCGCGCAGACGATTCGTGACGGTGCGCTCCTGAGCACCGAGACCTCGGACGCCGGTCACACCGTCGAGGTGCACCACTTCCCGCTGGGCCCCGCCCTCAACCTCGTGCCGTGGAACGCCCCGGCCCCGATGGCCGCGCACAAGACTGCCAGCTCGCTGGCCGCCGGTGCTCCGACCATCCTCAAGCCGAGCGAGTACGCCCCCTACGGCACCACCGAGGTCGGTCGGATCATCCACGAGGTCCTCGTGGCCGAGGGCGCCCCTGCCGGCACCTTCCAGCTGATCCAGGGTGGTGCCCACCAGGGTGGCGTCGCGGTCTCGGACTCCCGCATCCGTGCGGTCTCCTTCACCGGTGGTCTCGTGGGCGGCTCGGCCATCGCGGCCCAGTGTGCAGCGAACTACACCTCGCTCCAGCTCGAGCTGGGTGGCAACAACCCGCTGGTGATCCTGCCCGACACCACCACCGCTGACGCCGCGCGCGCCGCTGCCGACCTCATGACCACCATGAACGGTCAGTGGTGCCGCGCCCTGGGGCGCCTCGTCCTCCCGGCCGACCGTGCCGACGAGATCCTCGAGGCCGTCCTGGCCGAGCTCTCCGGCATCAAGGCCGGCGACCCGCTCGACCCGTCGACCGACTTCGGCCCGATCGTGCACTCGATCCACCGTGCTCGTCTCGACGAGGCCATCGCGGAGCGCGTCGCCGCCGGCGGCACGGTCCACACCTCGATGCCGGTTCCGGACGAGAAGCAGTTCCTTGCTCCCGTCCTCCTGACCGGTGTCTCGGACGAGGCGAGCCGCGAGGAGGTCTTCGGACCCGTCGCGACCGTCCACACCTACACTTCCGACGACGAGGCCGTGGCGATCGCCAACGGCACTCCCTTCGGCCTGGAGGCGTACGTCTTCGGACAGGACACCGAGCGTGCCCTGTCCGTCGCCCGTCGCATCCGCGCCGGAGAGGTCAAGGTCAACGGCTCGACCATCATGAGCCTGCACCTGATGACGCCGCGCCCGGCATGGGGACTGTCGGGCATGGGCGAGGAGGGCACGGTGGAGACCATTCGGATCTTCACCGGCGCCCAGGTCGTCGGCCTGGAGGGCGCCTTCGCCCTCCACCGTCACTGA
- a CDS encoding aldehyde dehydrogenase family protein: MSIPTTTVKPSGAASAPESFTRENPARVDETVGTVTFTTPEQVDDAVRSAGVAQRAWAQVPVAERAEALRRAADAVVPHLETIGELMARETGKVRGDSIGEATFGVAVMRHYADRAAEILAPEVSDDERGRLVIDHRPFGVIGAITPWNAPIILTILKVAPAVVAGNAIVIKPSPFAPFAVQRFCEIVAEHLPAGLVQVVQGDVETATALVGNTGVNRIAFTGGDGAGRAIASLAGRTLTPSVLELGGNDAAILLDDVDLTDEAADRLVMAAFATSGQVCMAVKRLYVHRSRFDEVVAKMEAAAERALHLGDPLADGVTVGPVVNAASRARLEGLRASVVDAGGEVREIGTVVEGTDLERGHYVRPALALGLDDSHVVVAAEQFGPLLPVLAFDEVDEVVARANAGDLGLGGSVWSADEDRAFEVASRLEAGFVFVNTHNRTGMSLRAPFGGVKRSGWGREYGDEGLREYTQACVTHAPGAFREGGAGSGAAAYPGT; the protein is encoded by the coding sequence GTGAGCATCCCCACCACCACGGTGAAGCCCTCCGGCGCGGCCTCCGCGCCGGAGAGCTTCACCCGGGAGAACCCCGCACGGGTCGACGAGACCGTCGGCACCGTCACCTTCACCACCCCTGAGCAGGTCGACGACGCCGTGCGCAGCGCCGGCGTGGCCCAGCGTGCCTGGGCGCAGGTCCCGGTCGCCGAGCGCGCCGAGGCCCTGCGCCGCGCCGCCGACGCCGTGGTCCCGCACCTGGAAACCATCGGTGAGCTGATGGCCCGCGAGACCGGCAAGGTCCGCGGTGACTCCATCGGTGAGGCCACGTTCGGCGTCGCAGTGATGCGTCACTACGCCGACCGTGCCGCCGAGATCCTGGCTCCTGAGGTCAGCGACGACGAGCGTGGGCGTCTGGTCATCGACCACCGCCCATTCGGCGTCATCGGTGCGATCACCCCGTGGAACGCGCCGATCATCCTGACGATCCTCAAGGTCGCCCCGGCCGTGGTGGCCGGCAACGCGATCGTGATCAAGCCGTCGCCGTTCGCACCGTTCGCGGTGCAGCGCTTCTGTGAGATCGTCGCCGAGCACCTGCCGGCCGGACTCGTCCAGGTCGTACAGGGTGACGTCGAGACCGCGACCGCACTGGTCGGCAACACCGGTGTCAACCGGATCGCCTTCACCGGTGGTGACGGGGCGGGGCGTGCGATCGCCTCTCTGGCGGGTCGCACGCTGACGCCCAGCGTCCTCGAGCTCGGCGGCAACGACGCAGCGATCCTGCTCGACGACGTCGACCTCACCGACGAGGCTGCCGACCGTCTCGTGATGGCGGCCTTCGCCACCTCGGGTCAGGTCTGCATGGCGGTGAAGCGTCTCTACGTCCACCGTTCGCGTTTCGACGAGGTCGTCGCCAAGATGGAGGCCGCCGCTGAGCGTGCCCTGCACCTCGGTGACCCGCTCGCGGACGGCGTGACCGTGGGGCCGGTCGTCAACGCCGCTTCCCGCGCCCGTCTCGAAGGCCTGCGTGCCTCCGTGGTCGACGCCGGGGGAGAGGTCCGCGAGATCGGCACCGTCGTCGAGGGCACGGACCTGGAGCGTGGCCACTACGTGCGTCCCGCCCTGGCTCTGGGCCTGGACGACTCCCACGTGGTCGTCGCAGCCGAGCAGTTCGGTCCGCTCCTGCCCGTGCTCGCCTTCGACGAGGTCGACGAGGTGGTGGCTCGTGCCAACGCCGGCGACCTCGGTCTGGGCGGTTCGGTCTGGTCGGCCGACGAGGACCGTGCGTTCGAGGTGGCCAGCCGCCTCGAGGCCGGTTTCGTCTTCGTCAACACCCACAACCGCACCGGCATGTCGCTGCGTGCCCCCTTCGGCGGCGTGAAGCGATCCGGTTGGGGTCGTGAGTACGGCGACGAGGGTCTGCGCGAGTACACCCAGGCGTGCGTCACGCACGCTCCGGGCGCGTTCCGGGAGGGTGGCGCCGGATCCGGTGCTGCCGCGTACCCGGGCACCTGA
- a CDS encoding oxidoreductase, whose amino-acid sequence MSEKMKFVQDFLDEAPVTDVSATFAEWLDIIEGLKNKAMAALGDLQRDPSTDELEAFASEVEGGPSGQIRAYTGKNVDWMIHSHMQNQKLGFVNVHLTIWLGPHIDVPHFGMALGAFPQAWMFMDSVPRKLIPTDLEYYNKYYAPFNDEWQQIHKNTPGVDEFVSRDSFVRATYSPTAWSFMAEPSQEFFDLARKTANDHMDRWLQWVAEATEVPAEKQAELAQNDLNTRKNIAELDPANVVAVRYFGEERTEQLVRALWGGDRALPRPLDA is encoded by the coding sequence ATGAGTGAGAAGATGAAGTTCGTCCAGGACTTCCTGGACGAAGCCCCCGTCACCGACGTCTCCGCCACCTTCGCGGAGTGGCTCGACATCATCGAGGGTCTCAAGAACAAGGCGATGGCTGCCCTGGGTGACCTCCAGCGCGACCCGTCCACTGACGAGCTCGAGGCGTTCGCGTCCGAGGTCGAAGGCGGTCCTTCCGGTCAGATTCGTGCCTACACCGGCAAGAACGTCGACTGGATGATCCACTCGCACATGCAGAACCAGAAGCTCGGCTTCGTCAACGTGCACCTGACCATCTGGCTCGGCCCGCACATCGACGTCCCGCACTTCGGCATGGCGCTGGGCGCTTTCCCGCAGGCCTGGATGTTCATGGACTCCGTGCCGCGCAAGCTCATCCCCACGGACCTGGAGTACTACAACAAGTACTACGCCCCGTTCAACGACGAGTGGCAGCAGATCCACAAGAACACCCCCGGTGTCGACGAGTTCGTCTCGCGTGACTCGTTCGTTCGCGCCACCTACTCGCCCACCGCGTGGTCATTCATGGCCGAGCCGTCGCAGGAGTTCTTCGACCTGGCTCGCAAGACCGCCAACGACCACATGGACCGCTGGCTCCAGTGGGTCGCCGAGGCCACCGAGGTTCCCGCCGAGAAGCAGGCTGAGCTCGCTCAGAACGACCTCAACACCCGCAAGAACATCGCCGAGCTCGACCCGGCCAACGTCGTCGCCGTGCGTTACTTCGGCGAGGAGCGCACCGAGCAGCTCGTCCGTGCCCTGTGGGGTGGCGACCGCGCCCTCCCGCGTCCGCTGGACGCCTGA
- a CDS encoding alpha/beta hydrolase family protein yields MSNEVVVRAYRDAVRVDDVPAPLDTVHLTVRHPAHQARTDAERMSGALAPDLTSAPYPVVVVVPGVNVGSAGYTWLAAELVRAGNVVVTYDWVGELFPGQTGLTPGVDISVATPQAYGTAPTTPALRPVLDRLTALNAEGPLAGIFDMSKVALLGHSAGGTVALQSASPVWFPEVGAVITYGSHLMASQMLGFEPGTLLASPATVPVMLLSGTEDGVVKASSIRYGTEVTDASHDPVARTWAEGLPHAAESWLVQFAGAGHLLPVQPEDPTSARGFLEAPLVADQEPLREIFVALVTEFLATHLGKDPAAAESLSQHCETPSPLIAVLRRR; encoded by the coding sequence ATGAGCAACGAGGTCGTCGTCCGCGCGTACCGCGATGCGGTGCGTGTGGACGACGTGCCCGCGCCACTCGACACGGTCCACTTGACCGTCCGTCACCCGGCGCACCAGGCACGCACTGACGCAGAGCGCATGAGTGGCGCGCTCGCCCCGGACCTGACGTCCGCCCCGTATCCCGTGGTGGTCGTCGTTCCCGGAGTGAACGTGGGCTCGGCCGGCTACACCTGGCTGGCCGCTGAACTCGTCCGCGCCGGCAACGTCGTGGTCACCTACGACTGGGTGGGGGAGTTGTTCCCCGGTCAGACGGGCCTGACGCCCGGTGTCGACATCTCTGTCGCCACCCCGCAGGCCTACGGGACCGCGCCGACCACGCCGGCACTGCGTCCGGTCCTCGACCGGCTCACCGCGCTCAACGCCGAGGGGCCGCTGGCAGGGATCTTCGACATGTCGAAGGTCGCCCTGCTCGGACACTCGGCCGGTGGCACGGTGGCGCTGCAGTCGGCCTCGCCGGTGTGGTTCCCCGAAGTGGGTGCCGTGATCACCTACGGCTCGCACCTCATGGCGTCGCAGATGCTCGGCTTCGAGCCCGGCACGCTGCTCGCCAGCCCCGCCACTGTCCCGGTGATGCTGCTCAGCGGCACCGAGGACGGCGTGGTGAAGGCCAGTTCCATCCGGTACGGCACCGAGGTCACCGACGCGTCCCACGACCCCGTGGCGCGCACCTGGGCCGAGGGCCTGCCGCACGCGGCGGAGTCCTGGTTGGTGCAGTTCGCCGGCGCCGGGCACCTGTTGCCGGTGCAGCCGGAGGACCCCACCTCGGCTCGAGGCTTCCTCGAGGCACCCCTGGTCGCAGACCAGGAACCTCTCCGTGAGATCTTTGTGGCCCTCGTCACAGAGTTTCTCGCCACCCATCTTGGCAAGGACCCGGCAGCCGCCGAGTCCCTGTCGCAGCATTGTGAAACCCCGTCCCCACTGATCGCCGTTCTCCGGCGACGCTAG
- a CDS encoding aromatic ring-hydroxylating oxygenase subunit alpha encodes MFKNFWYAVEFSQDVVAGKPMKVKLLGQQLVIYRKGSDNSVVAMSDLCVHRGAALSDGEVKGDCVTCPYHGWEYEPDGAVSKIPAHPDKPIPRKARVDSYPTVEKYGFVWIFMGDLPEEERPPMPDWSLIDDTVNYRAVRGSFLWKSNYERILENGVDVAHTPFVHGGVFGNPEKPEVADYDVEETDWSCKISVTLHPPASKGMWGLINPNKKQSLKERPPVKVSNTWWLPNMILLEVDTPMGAMKIYDVNIPIDEETTLVKFVALRAFFKGAWADADAKRRVFKVLYEDQVIVDGIRPELLPFDLASELHVKSDYNAVLFRRRRQELIDMGWSVEGNTIVGEGPARVEARVIPSPARKLVPELASAWNFKEVRSRQILEGRAPQMMTTAEREAIDAETAAAANKK; translated from the coding sequence GTGTTCAAGAACTTCTGGTACGCCGTCGAGTTCAGCCAGGACGTCGTCGCGGGCAAGCCGATGAAGGTCAAGCTGCTCGGTCAGCAGCTGGTCATCTACCGCAAGGGCAGCGACAACTCCGTCGTCGCCATGTCCGACCTCTGTGTCCACCGTGGAGCTGCGCTCTCCGACGGTGAGGTCAAGGGTGACTGCGTCACCTGCCCGTACCACGGCTGGGAGTACGAGCCCGACGGTGCCGTCAGCAAGATTCCGGCGCACCCCGACAAGCCGATCCCCCGCAAGGCCCGCGTCGACTCCTACCCGACGGTGGAGAAGTACGGCTTCGTGTGGATCTTCATGGGCGACCTGCCCGAGGAAGAGCGTCCGCCGATGCCGGACTGGTCGCTGATCGACGACACCGTGAACTACCGCGCCGTGCGTGGTTCCTTCCTCTGGAAGTCGAACTACGAGCGCATCCTGGAGAACGGCGTCGACGTCGCCCACACCCCGTTCGTCCACGGTGGTGTCTTCGGCAACCCGGAGAAGCCCGAGGTCGCCGACTACGACGTGGAGGAGACCGACTGGAGCTGCAAGATCTCCGTCACCCTGCACCCGCCGGCATCCAAGGGCATGTGGGGTCTCATCAACCCCAACAAGAAGCAGTCCCTCAAGGAGCGTCCGCCGGTCAAGGTGTCCAACACCTGGTGGCTGCCGAACATGATCCTGCTCGAGGTCGACACCCCCATGGGTGCCATGAAGATCTACGACGTCAACATCCCGATCGACGAGGAGACCACCCTGGTCAAGTTCGTCGCTCTGCGTGCGTTCTTCAAGGGTGCCTGGGCCGACGCCGACGCCAAGCGTCGCGTCTTCAAGGTGCTCTACGAGGACCAGGTCATCGTTGACGGCATCCGTCCCGAGCTGCTGCCCTTCGACCTCGCCTCCGAGCTGCACGTGAAGTCGGACTACAACGCGGTGCTGTTCCGCCGTCGTCGTCAGGAGCTCATCGACATGGGTTGGTCCGTCGAGGGCAACACCATCGTCGGTGAGGGCCCGGCCCGCGTCGAGGCCCGCGTCATTCCCTCCCCGGCTCGCAAGCTCGTGCCCGAGCTGGCTTCGGCCTGGAACTTCAAGGAGGTGCGCAGCCGTCAGATCCTCGAGGGCCGCGCCCCCCAGATGATGACCACCGCCGAGCGCGAGGCCATCGACGCCGAGACCGCGGCGGCCGCCAACAAGAAGTGA
- a CDS encoding SDR family oxidoreductase, which translates to MSTAIAQSGADKVVVVTGGVRGIGLGLAREFLARGAKVVVCGRSQGSVDAGLAALAAGDRATGLATDITDRAQVQALWDHAVATFGRVDVWVNNAGISAPKKPIVDIEQSVIEDVLKVNVVGTHNACAVAAKGMAAQPTGGFVWNMEGFGSDGRIQDGIGVYGTSKYGVRYLTKALAKENKEGAVKFGFLSPGIVVTDLLVGDYDGDPEGFEKAKKIFNILGDKVETVTPFLAENVLAATKNGARVEWLTNGKVMKRFLTAGFTKRDLFTEAS; encoded by the coding sequence ATGAGCACCGCGATCGCCCAGAGCGGCGCCGACAAGGTTGTCGTCGTCACCGGCGGCGTCCGTGGCATCGGTCTCGGACTCGCGCGTGAGTTCCTCGCCCGCGGAGCCAAGGTCGTCGTCTGCGGCCGCTCCCAAGGTTCGGTCGACGCCGGTCTCGCTGCCCTCGCGGCAGGGGACCGGGCGACCGGTCTGGCCACCGACATCACCGACCGCGCCCAGGTGCAGGCACTGTGGGACCACGCCGTGGCGACCTTCGGTCGCGTCGACGTGTGGGTCAACAACGCTGGCATCTCCGCCCCCAAGAAGCCCATCGTCGACATCGAGCAGTCGGTGATCGAGGACGTCCTGAAGGTCAACGTCGTGGGCACGCACAACGCCTGCGCCGTGGCCGCCAAGGGCATGGCCGCGCAGCCGACCGGCGGATTCGTCTGGAACATGGAGGGCTTCGGCTCCGACGGACGGATCCAGGACGGCATCGGCGTCTACGGCACCTCCAAGTACGGAGTTCGCTACCTGACGAAGGCGCTGGCCAAGGAGAACAAGGAGGGCGCCGTGAAGTTTGGTTTCCTCTCTCCCGGCATCGTCGTGACCGACCTGCTCGTCGGTGACTACGACGGCGACCCCGAGGGCTTCGAGAAGGCCAAGAAGATCTTCAACATCCTGGGCGACAAGGTCGAGACGGTCACCCCGTTCCTCGCTGAGAACGTCCTGGCCGCCACGAAGAACGGCGCTCGCGTCGAGTGGCTCACCAACGGCAAGGTGATGAAGCGCTTCCTGACCGCCGGCTTCACCAAGCGCGACCTCTTCACCGAGGCCAGCTGA
- a CDS encoding maleate cis-trans isomerase family protein, producing the protein MSGIDRLGWRKKFGVIAPSTNTIVQPEFDMMRVPGVTSHYGRIFIPDGRIATDEGMENLLVQIRANMDDCVRSLMTMQPDYMVMGMSAETFWDGVEGNRQFVKQIQDLTGGLGVATGAEACERALKLYGAKKIAVVTPYTPLGDANVRKFFTELGFEVGAIKGLCVNSAVEIAQVTEQQLREALQEVDGDDIDAIVQCGTNLCMTELADEAERWLGKPVIAINAATWWMALRENGIEDKLHGYGSLLRDH; encoded by the coding sequence ATGAGTGGAATCGACCGTCTGGGATGGCGCAAGAAGTTCGGCGTCATCGCCCCGAGCACGAACACCATCGTGCAGCCTGAGTTCGACATGATGCGCGTCCCGGGTGTCACCTCGCACTACGGCCGCATCTTCATCCCCGACGGTCGCATCGCGACCGACGAGGGCATGGAGAACCTCCTCGTGCAGATCCGCGCGAACATGGACGACTGCGTGCGCAGCCTCATGACCATGCAGCCCGACTACATGGTCATGGGCATGAGCGCCGAGACCTTCTGGGACGGCGTCGAGGGCAACCGTCAGTTCGTCAAGCAGATCCAGGACCTCACCGGCGGTCTCGGCGTGGCCACCGGAGCCGAGGCGTGCGAGCGCGCGCTGAAGCTCTACGGTGCCAAGAAGATCGCGGTCGTGACCCCGTACACCCCCCTGGGTGACGCCAACGTCCGCAAGTTCTTCACCGAACTCGGCTTCGAGGTCGGCGCGATCAAGGGTCTCTGCGTCAACAGCGCGGTCGAGATCGCCCAGGTCACCGAGCAGCAGCTGCGTGAGGCACTGCAGGAAGTCGACGGCGACGACATCGACGCCATCGTCCAGTGCGGCACCAACCTGTGCATGACCGAACTCGCCGACGAGGCCGAGCGTTGGCTCGGCAAGCCGGTCATCGCGATCAACGCCGCCACCTGGTGGATGGCGCTGCGTGAGAACGGCATCGAGGACAAGCTGCACGGTTACGGCAGCCTCCTGCGCGACCACTGA
- a CDS encoding class E sortase: MSTTFRNLITNTVRLAAELALTAGFVLLLFAFYLLVWTGHRNAAVQADLLAEIRTTDSNGKIQLPAKPSNGDGVAIMHIPRFGDDWEQVIVEGTENEDLMKGPGHFKGTAMPGKKGNFAIAGHRATHGEPFAKVEEIEVGDEILVETNDEWLVYTVAWTQIVPPTAMSLLEPVPGYPGKKAKQRQMTIITCHPRWGSTERYVVGTQLTKRVAAEAGRPELKQPA, translated from the coding sequence GTGTCAACAACGTTTCGCAACCTCATCACGAACACCGTGCGCCTCGCTGCGGAACTGGCGCTGACCGCTGGTTTTGTACTCCTGCTGTTCGCCTTCTACCTGCTGGTCTGGACCGGTCACCGGAACGCGGCGGTCCAGGCTGACCTGCTCGCGGAGATCCGCACCACCGACAGCAACGGCAAGATCCAGCTGCCCGCGAAGCCGTCCAACGGCGACGGGGTCGCGATCATGCACATCCCCCGTTTCGGCGACGACTGGGAACAGGTCATCGTCGAGGGCACCGAGAACGAGGACCTCATGAAGGGCCCCGGACACTTCAAGGGCACCGCCATGCCTGGCAAGAAGGGCAACTTCGCGATCGCTGGCCACCGCGCCACGCACGGCGAGCCCTTCGCGAAGGTCGAGGAGATCGAGGTCGGCGACGAGATCCTGGTGGAGACCAACGACGAGTGGCTCGTCTACACCGTCGCCTGGACCCAGATCGTGCCGCCCACTGCGATGTCCCTGCTCGAGCCCGTCCCCGGATACCCGGGCAAGAAGGCCAAGCAGCGTCAGATGACGATCATCACCTGTCACCCACGCTGGGGCTCCACCGAGCGCTACGTCGTCGGCACCCAGTTGACCAAGCGCGTCGCCGCCGAAGCAGGCCGCCCCGAACTCAAGCAGCCCGCCTGA
- a CDS encoding ABC transporter ATP-binding protein, which yields MTSSPALVVDGIHASYGPLQVLFDSSLRVERGEMVALLGPNGVGKSTLLKVIGGLLTPDAGTVSILGQDLTSAPTRKRVEAGLCQVVGQSSFPSMSVVENLLMHGYTNSDRKWTKEATEAALAVFPRLNARRNQAASTLSGGERQMLALAKTIVGDPKLLVVDEFSLGLAPVVVGGLMDLVRRLNERGASILLVEQSVNVALSLVHRAYVMEKGTMIAEEDAAVLAADPERVAALMLGGHAEAHA from the coding sequence ATGACCAGTAGTCCTGCGTTGGTCGTCGACGGCATCCACGCCTCGTACGGCCCCCTGCAGGTGCTCTTCGACTCCAGCCTCCGGGTGGAGCGCGGCGAGATGGTGGCCCTCCTGGGCCCCAACGGCGTCGGCAAGAGCACCCTGCTGAAGGTGATCGGCGGTCTGTTGACCCCCGACGCCGGGACCGTCTCGATCCTCGGCCAGGACCTCACCTCCGCCCCCACTCGCAAGCGCGTGGAGGCCGGGCTGTGCCAGGTCGTCGGACAGTCCTCGTTCCCGTCCATGAGCGTGGTGGAGAACCTGCTCATGCACGGCTACACCAACTCTGACCGCAAGTGGACCAAGGAAGCGACTGAGGCAGCCCTCGCCGTCTTCCCGCGTCTCAACGCACGTCGCAACCAGGCAGCCTCCACCCTCTCGGGTGGAGAGCGACAGATGCTGGCCCTGGCCAAGACCATCGTGGGTGACCCCAAGCTCCTCGTCGTCGACGAGTTCTCGCTCGGTCTCGCCCCGGTCGTCGTCGGTGGCCTCATGGACCTGGTGCGTCGTCTCAACGAACGTGGAGCCTCGATCCTCCTGGTGGAGCAGTCCGTCAACGTGGCGCTCTCCCTGGTGCACCGGGCCTACGTGATGGAAAAGGGCACGATGATCGCTGAAGAGGACGCTGCCGTCCTGGCCGCTGACCCCGAGCGCGTCGCCGCGCTGATGCTGGGCGGACACGCGGAGGCCCACGCATGA